In Pseudoalteromonas carrageenovora IAM 12662, the following proteins share a genomic window:
- the acs gene encoding acetate--CoA ligase, producing MSQSIYPVPAHIKDATLVDKNKYNTLYKQSIDDPEGFWGEHGKRLDWSTPYTKVKNTSFDKGHISIKWYEDGYLNASYNCIDRHLKTKADKVALIWEGDNPNESENITYQQLHDEVAKFANGLKKLGVQKGDRVAIYMPMTPQAVYAMQACARIGAIHSVVFGGFSPSAIADRIKDSGAKVVITSDEGRRAGNCVPLKANVDEAVSQDSVTTIEHVIVHQLTGGEVDWNDHDIWWHDLVADLPAQCEPEPMNAEDPLFILYTSGSTGQPKGVVHTTGGYLVYSSMTHEYVFDLQEDDVYWCSADVGWITGHSYIAYGPLVNGCTQVLFEGVPTYPTAGRMGEVVDKHNVTILYTAPTAIRALMAKGDEPIESSHRDSLRILGSVGEPINPEAWTWYYEQIGKSNCPIVDTWWQTETGGIMITPLPGATDTKPGSATHPFFGIAPALFDAEGNTLEGAVDGNLVILDSWPSQARTVYGDHERFEQTYFSAYPGVYFTGDGCRRDEDGYYWITGRVDDVLNVSGHRLGTAEIESALVAHEAVAEAAVVGYPHDIKGQGIYVYITPNEGVTVSDELTKEVRSWVRKELSPIASPDMIQWSPGLPKTRSGKIMRRILRKIAANEHQQLGDTSTLADPSVVDELIENRLNR from the coding sequence ATGTCACAAAGTATCTATCCAGTTCCGGCGCATATTAAAGATGCGACTCTTGTTGATAAAAATAAATATAATACGCTTTATAAGCAATCTATTGATGATCCTGAAGGTTTTTGGGGTGAACATGGCAAACGCCTTGATTGGTCTACTCCTTACACTAAAGTTAAAAACACTTCTTTTGATAAAGGCCATATCAGCATTAAATGGTATGAAGATGGCTATTTAAATGCGTCTTACAACTGTATTGACCGTCACTTAAAAACTAAAGCAGACAAAGTTGCGCTTATTTGGGAAGGTGATAACCCGAATGAAAGCGAAAATATTACTTATCAACAGTTACACGATGAAGTGGCTAAATTTGCTAATGGCCTTAAAAAGCTAGGTGTACAAAAAGGCGATCGTGTTGCTATTTATATGCCTATGACTCCTCAGGCTGTTTATGCAATGCAAGCGTGTGCACGAATTGGTGCAATTCATTCTGTTGTATTTGGTGGCTTTTCACCATCGGCTATAGCGGACCGCATTAAAGATTCTGGCGCTAAAGTAGTGATCACCTCAGACGAAGGCCGACGCGCAGGCAATTGTGTGCCGCTAAAAGCTAATGTTGATGAAGCGGTATCGCAAGACTCAGTAACCACAATTGAGCACGTTATTGTGCATCAATTGACGGGCGGTGAAGTTGATTGGAATGACCATGATATTTGGTGGCACGATTTAGTCGCTGATTTACCAGCGCAGTGCGAACCAGAGCCTATGAACGCTGAAGATCCTTTATTTATATTGTATACATCAGGTTCTACGGGTCAGCCTAAAGGCGTTGTACATACCACTGGTGGCTATTTAGTTTATTCATCAATGACCCATGAGTATGTATTTGACTTACAAGAGGATGATGTTTACTGGTGTAGTGCCGACGTTGGCTGGATCACAGGGCACAGCTACATTGCATATGGTCCATTAGTGAATGGGTGTACCCAAGTATTATTTGAAGGCGTACCAACATATCCAACAGCTGGTCGTATGGGCGAAGTAGTTGATAAACACAACGTTACTATTTTATATACCGCTCCAACAGCCATTCGTGCCTTAATGGCTAAGGGCGATGAGCCGATTGAGTCTTCACATCGTGATAGCTTACGTATTTTAGGATCGGTTGGTGAGCCAATAAACCCAGAAGCGTGGACCTGGTATTACGAACAAATTGGTAAGTCAAATTGTCCGATTGTAGATACGTGGTGGCAAACAGAAACCGGTGGCATTATGATCACGCCATTACCTGGTGCGACCGACACTAAACCGGGTTCTGCGACACATCCATTTTTTGGTATTGCACCAGCATTATTTGATGCAGAAGGTAATACACTAGAAGGCGCTGTTGATGGGAACTTAGTTATATTAGATAGCTGGCCTTCACAAGCACGTACTGTTTATGGCGATCATGAACGTTTTGAGCAAACCTACTTTAGTGCATACCCAGGTGTTTATTTTACAGGTGATGGTTGTCGCCGCGATGAAGATGGCTATTACTGGATCACAGGTCGTGTAGATGATGTACTTAATGTGTCTGGGCACCGTTTAGGTACTGCTGAAATAGAAAGTGCATTAGTTGCGCATGAAGCCGTAGCTGAAGCCGCTGTTGTTGGTTACCCACATGACATAAAAGGCCAAGGTATTTACGTATACATTACGCCTAACGAAGGCGTAACCGTTAGTGATGAGCTAACTAAAGAGGTACGCAGTTGGGTTCGTAAAGAGCTTAGCCCTATAGCATCGCCAGATATGATTCAGTGGTCGCCAGGTTTACCTAAAACACGTTCAGGTAAGATTATGCGCCGAATTTTACGTAAAATCGCTGCAAATGAGCATCAACAGTTAGGTGACACGTCAACGCTTGCCGATCCATCTGTAGTGGATGAACTAATCGAGAACAGATTAAATCGTTAA
- a CDS encoding response regulator transcription factor — protein sequence MSQFLIADDHPLFREALKGALSAKFEGLEVFESSDFDSTLQVLSEQEDLDILLLDLHMPGNGDLYGLIRIREDYPSLPIAVVSGSEDVNIVSKVMGYAMGFIPKSSSSDDIASAINQILEGDTWLPKELKNKVAEIEGEDREIAAQVASLAPQQYRVLQYLHEGLLNKQIAYELHISEATVKAHITAIFRKLGVYNRTQAVLIAAKLQLEPIEQV from the coding sequence ATGAGTCAGTTTTTAATAGCGGATGATCATCCGTTATTTCGCGAAGCACTAAAGGGTGCATTGAGCGCAAAGTTTGAAGGTTTAGAGGTTTTTGAATCGTCAGATTTTGACAGCACACTGCAAGTGTTAAGCGAGCAAGAGGATCTTGATATATTACTGCTAGATCTTCACATGCCAGGTAATGGTGATTTATATGGTCTTATTCGTATTAGAGAAGACTATCCGAGCTTACCCATTGCAGTAGTTTCAGGTAGTGAAGACGTTAATATAGTCTCAAAAGTAATGGGCTATGCTATGGGGTTTATTCCTAAATCGTCATCGTCTGATGATATTGCCAGCGCAATAAACCAAATACTTGAAGGCGATACATGGCTACCAAAAGAGCTTAAAAATAAAGTAGCTGAAATTGAAGGTGAAGATAGAGAAATTGCAGCGCAAGTTGCTTCACTTGCACCACAGCAATACCGAGTGCTTCAATATTTACACGAGGGCTTGCTTAATAAACAAATAGCCTACGAACTACACATATCAGAAGCGACAGTAAAAGCACACATTACAGCCATATTCAGAAAACTTGGCGTATACAACCGCACACAAGCCGTTTTAATTGCTGCCAAGCTTCAGCTTGAGCCAATAGAGCAAGTATAA